From one Acidobacteriota bacterium genomic stretch:
- a CDS encoding FMN-binding glutamate synthase family protein, which produces MTTTIAEARIPREPYPAESPAGYPREKVSREVRPAPERYRNAIGKYRITRSAGCDSCGLCVEACARGVHIKPEAYALVWRPEDHRCIGPSCAESGDSCISRCPRQALSLRLNPDVECLGDPRWTADLILSTWHQAETGHRPPAHLEYRHGDSGGGFDRIRFRFEVPGAAPGGSLRAAEGNSDGAAPAGRRIDLGLDLNRRGDGRPQVHVDIPVYGGGMSFGSVSIHTILAKARAAAAWNSFSCTGEGGYPDRLHPYDDHMITQVATGLFGVREETIQRVRIVEFKYAQGAKPGLGGHLLGDKNTPAVARMRGAVPGNALFSPFPFHSVYSVEDHKKHLDWIKEMNPCCLVSVKVSTPTDVDMVAVGSYYAGAHIIHLDGSYGGTGAAPDIAKKNIAMPIEYAIPKVHRFLVDEGIREKVTLIASGGIRTAHDCLKAIALGADGVVIGTAEMVALGCVRCACCESGRGCPRGIAPTDPELVGLVDPDWATQRLVNLQNAWHEEMLAVLGRLGMASIRDLRGRSDLLCLLSD; this is translated from the coding sequence ATGACGACAACCATTGCCGAAGCCAGGATACCCCGCGAGCCGTATCCCGCGGAATCTCCCGCCGGTTATCCCCGGGAGAAGGTCTCCCGCGAGGTGCGTCCCGCCCCCGAGCGCTACCGCAACGCCATCGGCAAATACCGGATCACGCGCTCGGCGGGCTGCGACTCCTGCGGGCTGTGCGTGGAAGCCTGTGCCCGCGGGGTTCACATCAAGCCGGAGGCGTATGCCCTGGTCTGGCGGCCGGAGGACCACCGCTGCATCGGGCCCTCCTGTGCGGAGAGCGGGGATTCGTGCATCAGCCGCTGCCCGAGGCAGGCGCTGTCGCTTCGGCTGAACCCTGACGTGGAGTGCCTCGGAGATCCGCGCTGGACCGCCGACCTGATCCTTTCCACCTGGCACCAGGCGGAAACCGGCCACCGCCCCCCGGCCCACCTCGAGTACCGCCACGGCGACTCGGGCGGGGGATTCGACCGGATCCGCTTCCGCTTCGAGGTGCCGGGGGCCGCCCCGGGCGGATCCCTCCGTGCGGCCGAAGGGAACTCCGACGGCGCGGCGCCGGCGGGCCGCCGGATCGATCTCGGCCTGGACCTGAACCGCCGCGGCGACGGCCGCCCGCAGGTCCACGTCGACATCCCCGTCTACGGCGGGGGGATGAGCTTCGGATCGGTGAGCATCCACACGATCCTGGCCAAGGCGCGCGCGGCCGCGGCCTGGAACAGCTTCAGCTGCACCGGCGAGGGGGGGTACCCGGACCGCCTCCACCCCTACGACGACCACATGATCACCCAGGTGGCGACGGGTCTTTTCGGCGTGCGCGAGGAGACCATCCAGAGGGTGCGCATAGTGGAGTTCAAGTACGCCCAGGGGGCCAAGCCGGGGCTGGGAGGCCACCTCCTCGGGGACAAGAACACCCCGGCCGTGGCCCGCATGCGCGGTGCGGTCCCCGGAAACGCCCTGTTCAGCCCGTTTCCGTTTCACAGTGTCTACAGCGTGGAGGACCACAAGAAGCACCTGGACTGGATCAAGGAGATGAATCCCTGCTGCCTGGTCAGCGTCAAGGTGTCCACCCCCACCGACGTGGACATGGTGGCGGTGGGGAGCTACTATGCCGGGGCCCACATCATCCATCTCGACGGCAGCTACGGCGGGACCGGCGCCGCGCCCGACATCGCCAAGAAGAACATCGCCATGCCGATCGAGTACGCGATCCCCAAGGTCCACAGGTTCCTCGTCGATGAGGGGATCCGGGAGAAGGTGACCCTCATCGCCTCCGGCGGTATCCGCACGGCCCACGACTGCCTGAAGGCCATCGCCCTGGGGGCCGACGGGGTGGTGATCGGAACCGCCGAAATGGTGGCCCTCGGCTGTGTCCGCTGCGCCTGCTGCGAAAGCGGGCGCGGGTGCCCGCGCGGGATCGCCCCCACCGACCCGGAACTCGTCGGGCTGGTGGATCCCGACTGGGCGACGCAGAGGCTCGTCAACCTCCAGAACGCATGGCACGAAGAGATGCTGGCCGTCCTGGGACGGCTGGGCATGGCCTCGATCCGCGACCTGCGCGGACGGAGCGACCTCCTCTGCCTTCTCTCGGATTGA
- a CDS encoding glutamate synthase, with product MKDTARQLLATRSRIYRGPGSPRPVKSAEEGGCGVTGFACTEPLAGRFIYEPSAQMQNRGNGKGGGIAAVGLTPEQMGVPRAVLDEAYLLQLALIDPGCHADLERRFVLPNFDVLLSVRQPHLDDYRDVPGLEVRPPDVHRYVVRPKPLLLAEFARQNGLEALAPRDLEDEFVWRNSYRINDEYYASLGEKRAFVLSHGRDLLVFKLVGYAEQNVEYYRLRDFKAHAWIAHQRYPTKGRVWHPGGAHPFVGVNEALVHNGDFANYWSVSEYLRQRNIRQQFLTDTEVSAQLFDLWDRVYKYPLEYIIEALAPTSELDFDELPPEKQAIYRQIQAAHIHASPDGPWFFIIARSQPDRKRVQLLGITDTAMLRPQVFALSDNDDVQIGLICSEKQAIDATLRSLAREDARFCPVADRYWNARGGSSTDGGAFIFSVDSDGDGGRRLTCADKFGRPVELRTGRVRCDLLTPEEDSRPAPEALRELVSRYLQKGDVEALWSHVLDLPTWSPGDLKRFCGLVVEGADTAKARMTAVRLLTLLRDRRFDTGDKRRAGVIQVADRSLEALFDSAPLFGRPASRYWRRVDRATRHLLAPPRAGEEVLVVDSEGFPPEGDDCDALLLREAYQAGWRRFVVYRLRGQRFHGAGFGPGTDGVRIDLYGSSGDYTSSGMDGMEIHIHGNAQDQVAQIAKGGRLVIHGDVGQTFMYGAKGGEVFVLGNAAGRPLINAVGSPRVVINGTCLDFLAESFMAGDPLTGGGFVVLNGMEFDARARLVPQRTPYPGGNLFSLASGGAIYIRDPGRRIIERQLNGGGIAPIDDRDWSLILPFLEENEALFGVRVRDLLTVDGRERAPRDVYRKVSAVRLSVLAGSKAR from the coding sequence GTGAAAGATACAGCCCGACAGCTGCTGGCCACACGGTCGAGGATCTACCGCGGCCCCGGGTCCCCCCGTCCGGTCAAATCGGCCGAAGAGGGGGGATGCGGTGTGACCGGTTTCGCCTGCACCGAGCCGCTGGCGGGACGCTTCATCTACGAGCCTTCAGCCCAGATGCAGAACCGGGGGAACGGCAAGGGAGGGGGAATCGCCGCCGTCGGCCTGACCCCCGAACAGATGGGGGTCCCGCGTGCGGTGCTGGACGAAGCCTACCTGCTGCAGCTCGCGCTCATCGATCCCGGCTGCCACGCGGACCTCGAACGGCGCTTCGTCCTGCCGAATTTCGACGTCCTCCTCTCCGTCCGGCAGCCGCACCTGGACGATTACCGCGACGTCCCGGGACTGGAGGTGCGCCCGCCGGACGTGCACCGCTACGTCGTGCGCCCGAAACCCCTCCTGCTCGCGGAGTTCGCGCGGCAGAACGGCCTGGAAGCGCTGGCACCGCGCGACCTCGAGGACGAGTTCGTCTGGCGCAACTCCTACCGCATCAACGATGAATACTATGCCTCGCTCGGGGAGAAGCGCGCCTTCGTGCTGTCGCACGGCAGGGACCTGCTGGTTTTCAAGCTGGTCGGATACGCCGAGCAGAATGTCGAGTATTACCGGCTCCGGGATTTCAAGGCCCACGCGTGGATCGCACACCAGCGCTATCCCACGAAAGGGCGGGTATGGCACCCCGGCGGCGCGCACCCGTTCGTGGGGGTCAACGAGGCCCTGGTCCACAACGGCGACTTCGCCAATTACTGGTCCGTCAGCGAATACCTGCGCCAGCGCAACATCCGCCAGCAGTTTCTGACCGACACCGAAGTATCGGCGCAGCTCTTCGATCTCTGGGACCGCGTCTACAAGTACCCGCTGGAATACATCATCGAGGCCCTGGCGCCCACCTCGGAGCTCGACTTCGACGAGCTGCCGCCCGAGAAGCAGGCCATCTACCGGCAGATCCAGGCGGCGCACATCCATGCATCGCCCGACGGCCCCTGGTTTTTCATCATCGCCCGCAGCCAGCCGGATCGGAAGAGGGTCCAGCTGCTCGGCATCACCGACACCGCGATGCTCCGGCCTCAGGTGTTCGCCCTCTCGGACAACGATGACGTCCAGATCGGCCTGATCTGCTCGGAGAAGCAGGCGATCGACGCCACACTGCGGAGCCTTGCCCGGGAGGACGCGCGCTTCTGCCCGGTGGCGGACAGGTACTGGAACGCGCGGGGCGGGTCGAGCACCGACGGCGGCGCCTTCATCTTCTCGGTCGATTCGGACGGCGACGGGGGGCGGCGGCTCACCTGCGCCGACAAATTCGGCCGGCCGGTCGAACTCCGCACCGGCCGGGTGCGGTGTGACCTCCTTACCCCGGAAGAGGACTCCCGGCCCGCCCCCGAAGCCCTGCGGGAACTGGTGTCCCGGTACCTGCAGAAGGGGGACGTCGAGGCGCTCTGGTCCCACGTCCTGGACCTCCCCACCTGGTCGCCCGGGGACCTCAAGCGCTTCTGCGGCCTCGTCGTCGAAGGGGCGGATACGGCCAAGGCGCGCATGACGGCCGTCCGGCTCCTCACCCTCCTGCGGGACCGGCGGTTCGACACGGGTGACAAGCGCCGCGCCGGCGTGATCCAGGTCGCGGACCGGTCGCTGGAGGCGCTGTTCGATTCCGCCCCCCTTTTCGGCCGTCCGGCCAGCCGCTACTGGCGCCGCGTCGACCGGGCGACGCGCCACCTCCTTGCCCCCCCGAGGGCGGGGGAGGAGGTCCTGGTCGTCGACAGTGAAGGTTTCCCCCCCGAGGGGGACGATTGCGACGCCCTCCTGCTGCGCGAGGCCTACCAGGCCGGCTGGAGGCGCTTTGTCGTCTACCGCCTGCGCGGCCAGCGCTTTCACGGCGCCGGTTTCGGGCCGGGCACGGACGGGGTGAGGATCGACCTGTACGGGTCCTCCGGCGACTACACCTCGAGCGGGATGGACGGGATGGAGATCCATATTCACGGCAACGCCCAGGACCAGGTGGCGCAGATCGCCAAGGGGGGGCGGCTGGTGATCCACGGCGACGTGGGGCAGACCTTCATGTACGGCGCCAAGGGGGGGGAGGTGTTCGTGCTCGGCAACGCCGCCGGGAGGCCCCTGATCAACGCCGTGGGGAGCCCCCGCGTGGTCATCAACGGGACCTGCCTCGATTTCCTGGCCGAGTCTTTCATGGCGGGGGACCCCCTCACCGGCGGGGGCTTCGTCGTTCTCAACGGCATGGAGTTCGACGCCCGCGCGCGTCTCGTCCCGCAAAGGACCCCTTATCCCGGGGGCAACCTCTTTTCGCTCGCCAGCGGCGGCGCCATCTACATCCGGGACCCCGGACGCCGGATCATCGAACGGCAGCTCAACGGGGGGGGGATCGCACCGATCGACGACCGCGACTGGAGTCTGATCCTGCCCTTCCTGGAGGAAAACGAGGCGCTTTTCGGAGTTCGCGTGCGGGACCTGCTGACGGTGGACGGCCGGGAGCGGGCCCCGCGGGACGTGTACCGCAAGGTCAGCGCCGTGCGGCTTTCGGTCCTGGCCGGATCGAAAGCCAGGTGA